AACTCGGCGAAGGTGGCGCCATCATGCTTGCTGACGGCGCAGCGCACCGGTCCGATATTCTCTTCCAGCACGAAAATGCCGGCGCTGCCCTCCCCCTCCAATTCCGTCAGCGCGATGGCCGACCCGACAGTCGGATGACCGGCGAACGGCATTTCATAGTCGGGTGTGAAAATGCGGATGCGGTTTCTATGCTTGGGGTTGTCCGGCGGCAGCACGAAAACCGTTTCGGACAGATTGAACTCGCGCGCTATGGCCTGCATCGCGGCCGTGTCCAGGCCTTTGCAATCCAGCACCACGGCCAACGGGTTGCCGGCCAGTCGCTCGGTCGTAAACACATCGTAAAGCAAGTAATTCCGGGTTTGCATTCCTGCCTCAATCCCAACATGGGCGAAATTTAATTTGATATTTGAACCGTCAAGCCTGATCTGTGCACGGATAGGGACATTGCGCTTCAATAGGGGTCCGACGTGGACCAGGTTGTCAATCCGCCAAAGACGGAATCGGGTTCCGCCATCGAGACGGCGCTCGGCCTCGACAGCAAGGGCCGGCGCAAGACGCGCCGCCGCGGCTGGCTCTATGCGCTGCTGACCCTGATCGCGCTGGCCGCCGGTCTTGGCCTCTACCAGTGGTATGCGGGTACGCCGGCCAGGATCGATTACACCACGGTGCCAGCAGCCAGGGCCGACCTCACCGTCCAGGTGTCGGCGACAGGCACGCTGCAGCCGCTCACCCAGGTCGATATCTCCAGCCAGCTCTCCGGCATCATCCGCACAGTCTCGGTCAACGAGAACCAGCAGGTGAAGAAGGGCGACGTGCTGGCCGCCCTGGACACCGCCAAGCTGCAGGTCCAGATCGAGCGGGCGCAGGCCTCGGCCAAGGCAGCCGCCGCCAACGTCGAGGATGCAAGGGTGACGCTCGCCGAAAACGAAAGCGCGCTGGTGCGCGCGGCGGCGCTCACCAAGCGTGGCATGGCGACAGACCAGTCGCTGGAGGCGGCGACCGCGACGCGCGACCGCTCCAAGGCGGCGCTCGACAGCGCCCAGGCCAATCTCGCCATCGCCAACGCGGATCTCAAGTCGCAGCAGACCGATCTTGCCAACAGCACCATCTACGCGCCGATCGACGGCATCGTGCTGACGCGCTCGGTCGACCCCGGCCAGACGGTTGCCTCCTCGCTGCAGGCGCCGGTGCTGTTCATCATCGCCGCGGATCTGAGGAACATGGAACTGGTGGCGGCGGTCGACGAGGCCGATATCGGCGCGGTCAAGCCAGGCCAGCACGCGCGCTTCACCGTCGATGCCTTCCCGGACCGGCCATTCGATGCCGAGATCCGCGACATCTCCTATGCCTCGGTCACGACCGATGGCGTCGTCACCTACAATGCGCGGCTCGAGGTCGATAACAACGAGCTGTTGCTGCGCCCCGGCATGACCGCCACCGTTTCGGTGGTCACAAGGCAAGCCAAGGATGTGCTCACCGTACCCGCAACCGCCTTCCGCTACCGCCCGGCGCAACAGGGCGCGCGTGGCTGGAGTCTCAGCGATCTGTTCACCGGCCGCATGGGGCGTCCCGGCGGCAATCGCCAGCGTCAGGCGGCCACGGCCCCCACTGACGGCTCGCGCACGCTCTATGTGCTGGAGAACGGCCGGCCGCATCCGGTCAACGTCAAGATCGGTTCGACCGATGGCGAACTGACCGAGATCACGTCCGGCCTTGAGGAAGGCGCGCAGGTGATCACCGCCTCTCAGTTGCGGAGCTAAGCCGTGGCCATGGCCGCGCCCCTCATCACCTTCGACAAGGTCTGGAAGAGCTATGGCCAGGGCGAGGCTCGGGTGCACGCGCTGGCCGGCGTCGACCTTGCGATCCGGCGTGGCGAATTCGTCGCCATCATGGGGCCGTCCGGCTCCGGCAAGTCGACGGCAATGAACATCATCGGCTGCCTCGACACGCCGACGGCCGGAACCTATTCCTTCATGGGCGTCGACGCCGGCCGGCTCGACCGCAACCGCCGCGCCATGCTGCGCAACCTCTATGTCGGCTTCGTCTTCCAGGGCTACAATCTGCTGGCGCGCACCACCGCGGCGGAGAATGTCGAACTGCCGCTGATCTATCGCGGCGTCGCCGCCCGCGAGCGCCGCGACCTCGCCATGCAAGCGCTGGCCCAGGTCGGCCTTGTCGGCCGCGAACACCACACGCCGGCGGAACTCTCCGGCGGCCAGCAGCAGCGCGTGGCGATCGCGCGCGCCATCGTCACCAGGCCGACGCTGCTCGTCGCCGACGAGCCCACCGGCAACCTCGACACTGCCCGCACCCATGAGATCATGGAATTGCTGACGCAGCTGAACAAGGAGCTTGGCCTGACCATCGCCATGGTCACGCATGAGGCCGATGTCGCCGAATACGCCGAACGCACAATCCGCTTCCTGGACGGTCACGTCGCCTCCGACACCATGAATCTGGAGACGGCCTGACCATGATCTGGGAAACCGTCCGCCTCTCGCTTCGTTCCATCCGCCGCAACGTGCTGCGCTCGTTCCTGACGCTGCTCGGCATCGTTATCGGCGTGGCCGCCGTCATCGCCATGCTGACCATCGGCTCCGGCACCACGCAAAAGGTCAAGGCCGATATCTCCAAGCTCGGCAGCAATCTGCTGGTCGTCCGTGCCGGGCGCCCCGCCGGTCCTGGCGGCCCGGGCGGACTTGACCAGGCGGTGCGTCCGTTGGCCGAGAAGGACTTGGCGGCACTGGTCGCGCATCTCACCGGCGCGCGCGCCATCTCGCCAGCCTCGCAGAAACAGGTGCGCGTCATCTTCGGCACCGAGAGCCTGACTTCGGGCGTCACCGGCACCGACAGTGCCTATCTCGACGCACGCGACTGGAAGCTGGTGTCCGGCCGCCCCTTCAGCGATTCCGAAACCCGTTCCGGCACCGGCGTGTGCCTGATCGGCGAGACGGTGCGCCAGCAATTCTTCGGCGCCGGCGATCCCGAGGGCGAGATCATCCGCGTCAACCGGACCTCCTGCAAGATCATCGGCCTGCTCGAGCCCAAGGGCTATACCGGCTTCGGCCAGGACCAGGACAATGTCGTTTTGATGCCGCTGCATGCCTATCAGCGTCGCATCGCCGGCAACCGCGATATCGACAACATTTATATCGCCGCAGACGATCGCACGCCAACCAGCGAGTTGCAGCCGCGCGTCGAGGACATTTTGCGTGACGCACGCCGCGTCACGCCCGACCGCGAAAGCGATTTCGCCATCCGCGACATGACGCAGATCGCCGACGCCATGGCCAGCGCCACCACCACCATGACCGGCATGCTGGGCGCGGTCGCCGGCGTCAGCCTGTTGGTCGGCGGCATCGGCATCATGAACATCATGCTGGTCTCGGTCACCGAACGCACGCGCGAGATCGGCATCAGGCTCGCCATCGGCGCGCATGAAAAGCACATCCTCATCCAGTTCCTGGTCGAGGCCACGGTGCTGTCGCTGCTCGGCGGCATCATCGGCATCCTCATCGGCCTGGCACTGGCCGGCCTCGCCTCGGTGACCCTGACCATCCCCTTCGCGCCAAGCCCGGCCGTCATCCTGCTCGCCGTCGGCTTCTCCGCGCTGATCGGAATGGTGTTCGGCTTCTTTCCGGCGCTACGCGGCGCCAGGCTCGACCCGATCGACGCGCTGCGGCACGAGTAGAAGGCACCGAGGCCAGGACTATCCTACTTGCCGCTTTCGAAATGCCACTCGACCAGCGGCTTCATGTGCGGCGCCAGGCCATCCGGAAGGTCGGCGGCATGGCGGATGATCACCGGCCCCTCGATCTCCGGATCGGTTTCGGTGGCAACGAAGGCCGAGATTCGCCGCGCGATCTCGTCGGCCGGTTCCGTCTGGTGATAGCGGCGGAAGATCACCGTACCGCTTGCCGTCGACAGGGCATGGTAGCGCTTGCCTCGTTTGGCATTCGACAGGTCGAGGCCGGTTTCCTCGCGCACCTCGCGGACCATGTTGAAATCGACATCGACCCGCCCGTCGCGGAAGTCGAGCGGCTCGAACGAGCCGGCGGCGAAATAGACGCGGCCGGGACTGACCGTTCGCGCGCCCATACGGATCGCCACCAGCGCATTGTCGCCGGCCACCAGCATGGCATGGGCATAGGCGTGCTCGGCACCGGAATTCTCGCGCCGCTTACGCCAGAGCATGAAGGTGGAATAGTTGACCGCATGGCAGCGGCCGACGAGGCGGTTGTCGCCCCAGGCAAGTCGCGAGAGCAACACCACGGTGCCGTCGAACAGCGCCGGATTGGCTGCTATCTCGCGCTGCCAGTTTTCGGCGATTGCGCATTCATTGTCCCGCGCGAAAGGGTGCGTGCCGGGATCGAGCCGGACGTCGATGGTATCGACCGGCAGGATGACATTGCGCGGCAGGTCGAAACTCATCTATATCAACCCCAGTGCCGCCTATCGAACCATGTCCAGTGCGATCGCCACCGGGCAATGGTCGGACGCCTTTGGCCGGTCCCAGCCGGCGCGTGGGAAGCGCTCGACCTCCTGGCCTGCCGGAAAGATCGTGCGCCAGGGCTGGCCACTGCGGATGATGTCGGGAACGGCGGTGGCATTCCTGGCCGCCAGTCCCCTGGAGAGCAGGATATAGTCGAGCTGGCAGAGATGCCGCTCTTCGGGCCCACGGGTATGGTAAAAGGTCCAACGGTTCATTTCCGGTCGCCGCTCGACGACGTTCTCGCAGAAGCCGCCAGCCGTCAGCACGTCGATGCTGGACCGGGCCTCGTCGACCACCTCGAAACGGTAGCCGCCGACATCATCGCCGGCAATCTTCACCCGCTGGCGGTAATCGTTCATGTCGCCGCAGATCGCCCACCGCTTTGCGGAGGCGTGCTCCTTGCCGAAGCGCTCCTCGATGATGCGGCGCACCGCTTGCGCCTCGGCGATGCGGACCGGCATCGTCGCCTCGCGACCGTCGAGCCCGTTGCGGGGCGGCCCCATCGATTTGAAATGGACGAGGTAGAGCGTCAATGGGGCACCGCCCACGGTGATGTCGACTTCAAGGCAGTCGCGCCGGAAGATGCGCTCATTGGCCTGCTTGCCGAGCGCCTCGAGTTCCGGCGTGTGCAGCCCGAACTGCTCGTAGGTGACATAGGCATGGCTGGTCATGCGCACGAATTCGATCGGCTGTCCCTGCGCGGTCTCGTTGCGCATCATCACGGCGACGTCGATGCCGCGCGAATCATTGCCTGACGTGGTGTATTTCTGGCGGTAGCCCTGCCCCACCATCTTGAACAGATAGCCGTATTCGAAGGCCTTAAGCGCCTCGATGTTGTCGACCTCCTGCATGCAGATGATGTCGGCCCGGGTGGCGGCGATCGCCAGCGCCGTCAGCTGGCGCGTGTCGTCTGATTGCGCGATGGCGCGGGCCTGCTCCAGCATCTTGTACTCGGCCTCGCTCTGGATATCGAACAGCGCCAGCGTCCGATCCTCGTTGAGCTGATTGCGATAGCCGGAAAAATCGAACCTGTTCATCAGGTTCTCGACATTGAAAGTGGCAAGGCGCAGCGACATGCCGTGACCTTTGCCTGCAAGCGGCGGAGAAAACAAGCTGGCAGGGCCACAAGCCCAGATCGTTTGGACCTGCGGCATTTCGCGCCATGGTTGACGGAACCTTTCCGTTCATCCGCCGTTCAGACGCAAACATCCACATTGGCTCCATTCCCAGGGTAGGCGTGGGGCCTGTACCTCTTGGAGAGTGCAATGAACTCGCTCTTTTCTTCCACCATCAAATCCGGGCTGATTGCGCTCGGCATTGTCTCCGGCATAACGGCGCCGTCCGCCGCCGGACCGATCCTGCAGCCGGACCTGTCGATTCCCGCCAGCACAGCGGCGCCGACCGTCACGCCGGTCCGCGAAGACTGGGCGGGCAACAACAACGGAACGTTCAACAACGAATGGAGATGGCGCCGGTCTGGCAACTGGAACCGTGGCAACTGGAACCGCGGCAACTGGAATCGTGGCGACTGGAACCGCGGCGACAATTGGCGTTGGCGCCATCGCCACTATCGCGGCGGCTACTACGATGATGGCGCGGGTGCCGCAATCCTGGGCCTTGGCCTGGGGCTCGGCCTTGGCAGCCTGTACAATAACTACGACTATTATGCGCCGCCGCCGCGCCGCTATTATCGCGCGGGCCGGCTTTCGAGTGCCCATGTCCGGTGGTGCTATAACAGGTACCGGTCGTATCGCGCTTGGGACAATACGTTCCAGCCCTACAATGGCCCGCGCCAGCAGTGCTGGTCGCCTTATAGGTGAGGTGCGACCAAACCGGTCGGGTCGAAATGAAACGGCGCCGCGAGGCGCCGTTTTTGGCTTGATATCACCCAGGTCTCTGGCCTGGTCCACCAGCTTGGTACTGAAGATACCTGCGACCGCGCTAGGCGAAGCCCTCAGTTCTTGGCCTTGTCGACCAGCTTGTTCTTCGAGATCCACGGCATCATGGCCCGCAGCTTGGCGCCGACTTCCTCGATCTGATGGCTGTCGTTCATGCGGCGGATGCCCTTGAAGCGCGACAGGCCGGCGCGGTATTCCTGCATCCATTCCGAGGTGAATTTGCCGGTCTGGATGTCCTTCAGCACGCGCTTCATCTCGGCCTTGGTTTCGGCGGTGATGATGCGCGGACCCGATACGTATTCGCCCCATTCGGCGGTGTTCGAGATCGAATAGTTCATGTTGGCGATGCCGCCCTCATAGATCAGGTCGACGATCAGCTTGACCTCGTGCAGGCACTCGAAATAGGCCATTTCCGGAGCGTAGCCGGCTTCCACCAGCGTCTCGAAGCCGGCGCGGATCAGTTCGACCAGGCCGCCGCACAGCACGACCTGCTCGCCGAACAGATCGGTTTCGCATTCTTCGCGGAAATTGGTCTCGATGATGCCCGAACGGCCGCCGCCGACGCCGCAGGCATAGGAGAGCGCGAGGTCAAGTGCGTTGCCCGACGCGTCCTGGTTGACGGCGACCAGGCACGGCACGCCGCCGCCCTTCTGGTATTCGCCGCGCACCGTGTGGCCCGGGCCCTTCGGCGCGATCATCACGACATCGACGGTCGACTTCGGCTCGATCAGGCCGAAATGCACGTTGAGGCCGTGCGCGAAGGCGATCGCCGCGCCATCGCGAATGTTCGGCGCGATCTCGTTCTTGTAGATGTCGGCCTGCAGTTCGTCAGGCGTCGCCATCATCATCAGATCGGCCCATTTGGCGGCATCGGCCACGCTCATCACCTTGAGCCCGTCGGCCTCGACCTTCTTGGCGGTCGCCGAGCCGGCCTTGAGGCCGATGGCGATTTCCTTGGCGCCGGAATCCTTCAGGTTGAGCGCATGCGCCCTGCCCTGGCTGCCATAGCCGATGATGGCGACCTTCTTGCCCTTGATCAGGTTCAGATCGGCATCACGATCGTAATAAACGCGCATTTTTACTTCCTTCCCGTTTTCTAAGGTCAAAGGCCCCGTGGCCCGGTTTTTGCTCCGAAAAGAGCGAGAAACTGCAGCGTCGCCCGGGCGGCGTCGCCGCCGATCGCCGCCTCAGTCAATTCCAGCCGGTCGCCGAGCAGCAGACGGATCTGCACGTCCCGGCCTACCAGCCCGAAAAAGGTACGGAACGCCGTCTCGGCATCCGCGAACTCCAGGAGCCCGGCCTTGCGCCCGGCTTCAAGCACCGGCTTCAGCCGTCTCGCCAGCGCGAAACGGCCATTCTCCAGCACGACGGCGCCAAGATCGTCCTTCCCCGATCCGGCATGACTGACCGCCACACGGTTCAGTGCGATCGAGGTATCGCTGGAAATGACACTGAGCCAGTCAGACGCGAAGCGCTCGAGGCTCGCCGTCAGCGAGGCAAGATCCAGCCCCTTGCCGTCGACCGAAGCAACACGCACCTTCGAGGCCTGCCACTGCACCGTCGCCGTCAGCAACCCGTCGCGGCCGCCAAACCATTTATAGAGCGTTTCCTTCGAACAGCTTGCCCGCCGCGCCACCGCTGTCATGGTCAGCTTGTCGCCCTCCTCGACCAACAGCCGCAATGCCGCGTCCAGAACGGCCTTCTGCCGCTCCGTCAGCGCCTGGCTGTTGTCGATGTCGGCGTTTGCCAGCAATACGTTCGTTCCTCGGGCAGGCGGGCTGGCCAGCAGGCCAGCCGTACCGTACGTTACGGTTCGGCATGCTATGGCGTATTGCACCGGACCTTGCAAGCTCTATTTCTATCCGGACGGTTTTCGCTGTCGGCCACCCCTGGGGCGAAGAATGCTGATCGGGTTGCTTGCCTTGACCATAGCCGCCGTTTTCGCCGGCGCCGCGATCTATGTCAGCGTCGCCGAACAGCCGGCGCGGCTTCGCCTTGATGACGGGGCGCTGCTGCGGGAATGGCAACCTTCCTACAAGCGCGGCGCAGCGATGCAGGCGTCGATCGCAATCGTCGCCTGCGTCCTTGGTCTTATCGCCTGGTGGCAGACTGGCGGGCACGCTTTCCTGGCTGGCGCGATATTGATCATCCTGCCATGGCCATGGACCTTGATCGCGATGATGCCAACCAACAGGGTGTTGGAAGCGATGGATGTCGGCGCCGACAATCCGCGGGCCAGGCCCCTGATCGTCAAATGGGGCAATCTGCACCTCGTTCGCGTGGCACTCGGCGTGCTGGCGACGCTGGCCTTCGTCTGGGGCAGTCGTCTGGGCTGATGTCGGGTTCATCCAACGAAACGGTCAGGCCACTGCGCTTCGGCAAGCCCAGCCTGCCTGAACGGATCGATCGCCGTGCCGGCGACCATCGAGGCGAGGAACCGCGGAACCGGCGGGATCTTCGCGATGGTCGCCACCAGCCGGTCGCGGATGAAAGGGCAGCGCCACGTTGGCCCCTTGCCCGGGTTGGGGCTCGTCGAATGCGCGGCATCGCCGATGACAGCCTACCTCCGGCCGACGGGAAGCTTCATCGTGCGCCAACTGGCGGCACAGTCCCTCATGGAGGCAGCCAAGGCAAGCTGGCGCTTTTACGCTTACATCAGGCGCAAGCCGGGCTCAGGCTTGGGCGGCATCAAATCCCTTGCGCGCCTCGCGCACTGCATCGTGGTTGAGCTCGGCCCACTGGAGCAATTGATGTAAGGCGCCGAACATCGACCGGCCCAGATCGGTGAGGCTGTATTCGACGCTCGGCGGCTTGGTCGGGAACACTTCGCGATGCACATAGCCGTCGCGCTGCAGGTCATAGAGTGTCTGGGTGAGCATGCGCTGCGAGATATCAGGCACCAGCCGCCGCAGCTCGCCGAAGCGATAGGGTTGTTCGGCGAGCGCTGCCATCAGCAGCGAACTCCATTTGCCGCTAAGACCCTGGATCACGTCTCTGACCGGGCAGTCGGATAGATCGCCGCCGCCGGTGATCGCTTTGTAGATGTCCAGTTTCGATTTCAGGCTGACGATCCGGCTGTCCATGGCTGGTTCCCTGCGTGTGCCTACCTCCCGAAAAACTGCCTTCTTTACGGGGACTGGTCAATTCCTATTTTAGAGCTGGTCTCTTTTAGAGACCTACGAAAAACCAAAGAGA
The genomic region above belongs to Mesorhizobium sp. B4-1-4 and contains:
- a CDS encoding TetR/AcrR family transcriptional regulator gives rise to the protein MLANADIDNSQALTERQKAVLDAALRLLVEEGDKLTMTAVARRASCSKETLYKWFGGRDGLLTATVQWQASKVRVASVDGKGLDLASLTASLERFASDWLSVISSDTSIALNRVAVSHAGSGKDDLGAVVLENGRFALARRLKPVLEAGRKAGLLEFADAETAFRTFFGLVGRDVQIRLLLGDRLELTEAAIGGDAARATLQFLALFGAKTGPRGL
- a CDS encoding DUF1772 domain-containing protein → MIGLLALTIAAVFAGAAIYVSVAEQPARLRLDDGALLREWQPSYKRGAAMQASIAIVACVLGLIAWWQTGGHAFLAGAILIILPWPWTLIAMMPTNRVLEAMDVGADNPRARPLIVKWGNLHLVRVALGVLATLAFVWGSRLG
- a CDS encoding BA14K family protein, translated to MNSLFSSTIKSGLIALGIVSGITAPSAAGPILQPDLSIPASTAAPTVTPVREDWAGNNNGTFNNEWRWRRSGNWNRGNWNRGNWNRGDWNRGDNWRWRHRHYRGGYYDDGAGAAILGLGLGLGLGSLYNNYDYYAPPPRRYYRAGRLSSAHVRWCYNRYRSYRAWDNTFQPYNGPRQQCWSPYR
- a CDS encoding ABC transporter permease → MIWETVRLSLRSIRRNVLRSFLTLLGIVIGVAAVIAMLTIGSGTTQKVKADISKLGSNLLVVRAGRPAGPGGPGGLDQAVRPLAEKDLAALVAHLTGARAISPASQKQVRVIFGTESLTSGVTGTDSAYLDARDWKLVSGRPFSDSETRSGTGVCLIGETVRQQFFGAGDPEGEIIRVNRTSCKIIGLLEPKGYTGFGQDQDNVVLMPLHAYQRRIAGNRDIDNIYIAADDRTPTSELQPRVEDILRDARRVTPDRESDFAIRDMTQIADAMASATTTMTGMLGAVAGVSLLVGGIGIMNIMLVSVTERTREIGIRLAIGAHEKHILIQFLVEATVLSLLGGIIGILIGLALAGLASVTLTIPFAPSPAVILLAVGFSALIGMVFGFFPALRGARLDPIDALRHE
- a CDS encoding ABC transporter ATP-binding protein; this translates as MAMAAPLITFDKVWKSYGQGEARVHALAGVDLAIRRGEFVAIMGPSGSGKSTAMNIIGCLDTPTAGTYSFMGVDAGRLDRNRRAMLRNLYVGFVFQGYNLLARTTAAENVELPLIYRGVAARERRDLAMQALAQVGLVGREHHTPAELSGGQQQRVAIARAIVTRPTLLVADEPTGNLDTARTHEIMELLTQLNKELGLTIAMVTHEADVAEYAERTIRFLDGHVASDTMNLETA
- a CDS encoding efflux RND transporter periplasmic adaptor subunit, with the protein product MDQVVNPPKTESGSAIETALGLDSKGRRKTRRRGWLYALLTLIALAAGLGLYQWYAGTPARIDYTTVPAARADLTVQVSATGTLQPLTQVDISSQLSGIIRTVSVNENQQVKKGDVLAALDTAKLQVQIERAQASAKAAAANVEDARVTLAENESALVRAAALTKRGMATDQSLEAATATRDRSKAALDSAQANLAIANADLKSQQTDLANSTIYAPIDGIVLTRSVDPGQTVASSLQAPVLFIIAADLRNMELVAAVDEADIGAVKPGQHARFTVDAFPDRPFDAEIRDISYASVTTDGVVTYNARLEVDNNELLLRPGMTATVSVVTRQAKDVLTVPATAFRYRPAQQGARGWSLSDLFTGRMGRPGGNRQRQAATAPTDGSRTLYVLENGRPHPVNVKIGSTDGELTEITSGLEEGAQVITASQLRS
- a CDS encoding endonuclease/exonuclease/phosphatase family protein, producing MSLRLATFNVENLMNRFDFSGYRNQLNEDRTLALFDIQSEAEYKMLEQARAIAQSDDTRQLTALAIAATRADIICMQEVDNIEALKAFEYGYLFKMVGQGYRQKYTTSGNDSRGIDVAVMMRNETAQGQPIEFVRMTSHAYVTYEQFGLHTPELEALGKQANERIFRRDCLEVDITVGGAPLTLYLVHFKSMGPPRNGLDGREATMPVRIAEAQAVRRIIEERFGKEHASAKRWAICGDMNDYRQRVKIAGDDVGGYRFEVVDEARSSIDVLTAGGFCENVVERRPEMNRWTFYHTRGPEERHLCQLDYILLSRGLAARNATAVPDIIRSGQPWRTIFPAGQEVERFPRAGWDRPKASDHCPVAIALDMVR
- a CDS encoding winged helix-turn-helix transcriptional regulator, which codes for MDSRIVSLKSKLDIYKAITGGGDLSDCPVRDVIQGLSGKWSSLLMAALAEQPYRFGELRRLVPDISQRMLTQTLYDLQRDGYVHREVFPTKPPSVEYSLTDLGRSMFGALHQLLQWAELNHDAVREARKGFDAAQA
- the ilvC gene encoding ketol-acid reductoisomerase, with translation MRVYYDRDADLNLIKGKKVAIIGYGSQGRAHALNLKDSGAKEIAIGLKAGSATAKKVEADGLKVMSVADAAKWADLMMMATPDELQADIYKNEIAPNIRDGAAIAFAHGLNVHFGLIEPKSTVDVVMIAPKGPGHTVRGEYQKGGGVPCLVAVNQDASGNALDLALSYACGVGGGRSGIIETNFREECETDLFGEQVVLCGGLVELIRAGFETLVEAGYAPEMAYFECLHEVKLIVDLIYEGGIANMNYSISNTAEWGEYVSGPRIITAETKAEMKRVLKDIQTGKFTSEWMQEYRAGLSRFKGIRRMNDSHQIEEVGAKLRAMMPWISKNKLVDKAKN